A part of Phoenix dactylifera cultivar Barhee BC4 chromosome 2, palm_55x_up_171113_PBpolish2nd_filt_p, whole genome shotgun sequence genomic DNA contains:
- the LOC103711757 gene encoding uncharacterized membrane protein At4g09580, producing MGKGKLASNFPLSGCELAAAAIVVVGFGVGLVGVYVSMPASDYSFLKLPRTLDEVQILRDHLESYTSDYTIQVLVGYCAVYIFMQTFMIPGTIFMSLLAGSLFGVFHGVALVVFAATAGASSCYFLSKLIGRPIVFSLWPDKLGFFQEQVAKRREKLLNYMLFLRVTPTLPNTFINMASPIVDVPYHIFLLATFVGLIPAAYVTVKAGIALGELRSLSDLYDFQAIATLFFIGIVSVTPTLVSKSQAQDTGSEKTLCNSS from the exons ATGGGGAAGGGGAAACTGGCCTCCAATTTCCCGCTGTCGGGGTGCGAGTTGGCGGCAGCGGCCATCGTGGTGGTGGGCTTTGGGGTGGGGCTTGTTGGCGTCTACGTCTCGATGCCCGCCTCCGACTACAGCTTCCTCAAGTTGCCTCGCACGCTCGACGAGGTCCAAATTTTGAG GGATCATCTTGAGAGCTACACAAGTGACTACACCATCCAGGTCCTGGTGGGTTATTGTGCAGTCTACATATTTATGCAGACTTTCATGATTCCAGGGACCATTTTCATGTCTTTGCTTGCTGGGTCgctttttggagttttccatggtGTAGCTTTGGTAGTCTTTGCTGCCACAGCTGGTGCTTCTTCCTGCTATTTCCTATCGAAATTGATAGGAAGGCCCATTGTCTTCTCATTGTGGCCAGACAAACTGGGCTTCTTCCAAGAACAG GTagctaaaagaagagaaaagctgTTGAACTACATGCTTTTCCTCAGAGTCACCCCTACATTGCCAAACACTTTCATTAACATGGCTTCACCAATAGTGGATGTGCCCTACCATATTTTCTTGCTGGCAACATTTGTTGGACTCATCCCAGCTGCTTATGTGACAGTCAAG GCTGGGATTGCTCTAGGAGAGTTGAGATCATTGTCCGACCTCTATGATTTCCAAGCAATAGCCACGCTGTTCTTCATTGGGATCGTTTCGGTGACACCAACACTGGTGAGCAAGAGTCAGGCTCAAGATACTGGATCTGAGAAAACACTCTGTAACAGCAGCTGA
- the LOC103711759 gene encoding uncharacterized protein LOC103711759, which yields MRAAVLIRTSSVPARPQLVADQDSGAGVSFLRRSLSARFYPRSAALHVDVKERRESPSYLHRRARSEADLTGSDCPIPIMPRSPLPEEKLLDRKGRGLDFGAIGTEAAVAAAVPEEEEEVVVEYSGGGVGKGSKIGGGGASGGRGSEEGDQSENRRIGDYYQEMLRADPGNPLLLQNYGRFLHEVEGDAKRAEEYYGRAILASPGDGEVLSLYGKLVWETHRDGERAETYFERAVEASPDDCYVLGSYAKFLWDAEEEADEDDGERGAIPPLVEAF from the exons ATGAGAGCAGCGGTTCTGATCCGGACCAGCTCGGTCCCGGCCCGGCCCCAACTCGTCGCCGATCAGGACTCCGGCGCAGGGGTCTCCTTCCTCCGGCGGAGCCTCAGCGCCAGGTTCTACCCCCGCTCGGCCGCTCTGCACGTCGACGTAAAGGAGAGGAGGGAGTCCCCTTCATATCTCCACCGGCGGGCGAGATCGGAGGCGGATCTCACCGGATCAGACTGTCCGATCCCTATCATGCCGCGATCGCCGCTCCCGGAGGAGAAGCTGTTGGATCGGAAAGGAAGGGGGTTAGACTTTGGAGCGATCGGCACGGAGGCAGCGGTGGCGGCAGCGGtgccggaagaggaggaggaagtggTGGTGGAGTATTCGGGCGGTGGAGTAGGGAAGGGGAGCAAGATAGGAGGCGGGGGCGCCAGCGGTGGCAGAGGAAGTGAGGAGGGTGACCAGAGCGAGAACCGGAGGATCGGCGACTACTACCAGGAGATGCTCAGGGCCGATCCTGGGAATCCACTCCTCCTGCAGAATTACGGAAGGTTCCTGCACGAG GTGGAGGGAGACGCGAAGAGGGCGGAGGAGTACTACGGGCGGGCGATACTGGCGAGCCCGGGGGACGGGGAGGTGCTGTCGCTCTACGGGAAGCTGGTGTGGGAGACGCACAGGGACGGGGAGAGAGCCGAAACTTACTTCGAGCGAGCCGTCGAGGCCTCGCCTGACGACTG CTACGTGCTGGGGTCGTATGCGAAGTTCCTGTGGGACGCGGAGGAGGAAGCAGACGAGGATGATGGTGAGAGGGGAGCGATCCCACCGTTGGTGGAAGCTTTCTGA